The Haloplanus natans DSM 17983 genome has a segment encoding these proteins:
- a CDS encoding DUF6498-containing protein: MRVRPPSEWQRHRVGSVAAVANLVPLVGVLTLGWNVYSLLTLYWIEGLVTVLLAAAKALFAERGSPGLPDIEPLHELREKRGGWRPLSRLPAVYPRNVPFAASILGFWTVAVLPASVLYWLTAAPVIRPSLSLLVGGVGLVITQLHEFLSDYLAGQEYADVSAQEILREPLQLGLVTLTVGLLASAGDRSGGLVLLTGIVVVKTATSVYRLVTDHTDLPVPSVLDGAFGGSHAEPRPDIDTPDGPVRGRISVDAAPVLLGSLPMVAFGFAHRSTFAILIGLAFAALTGGSVWLIIGLVFVLVVAGARIGSYYLRYGTIEYRRYEKRLVAYDTALGAVQWTAPVDSATFSIRNAIPDRLLDTGTLAVSGVDPDDRDAQLGPVTDLDATIETLELPVSDPARPERDSAVIASALLLALSFLAVPAGLAVSPNVDTAQLIGLAIGVGPIFLLPVVLMIWAALRRM, encoded by the coding sequence ATGCGCGTCCGTCCCCCGTCGGAGTGGCAAAGACATCGCGTCGGCAGCGTCGCGGCCGTCGCCAACCTCGTTCCGCTGGTCGGCGTCCTGACCCTCGGCTGGAACGTCTATTCGCTCTTGACACTCTACTGGATCGAGGGACTGGTGACGGTGTTGCTGGCTGCAGCGAAGGCGCTGTTCGCCGAACGTGGCTCGCCGGGTCTTCCCGATATCGAGCCGCTCCACGAGCTCCGTGAGAAGCGTGGCGGCTGGCGTCCCCTCTCCCGGCTCCCTGCAGTCTATCCACGGAACGTCCCGTTCGCGGCGTCGATACTCGGGTTCTGGACCGTCGCCGTTCTCCCGGCGAGCGTCCTCTACTGGTTGACGGCGGCACCGGTTATCCGCCCGTCGCTGTCCCTGCTCGTCGGCGGTGTCGGACTGGTGATCACACAGCTCCACGAGTTCCTGTCCGACTACCTCGCCGGACAGGAGTACGCCGACGTCTCCGCCCAAGAGATCCTGCGTGAACCCCTCCAGCTCGGCCTCGTGACTCTCACGGTGGGTCTGCTCGCGAGCGCCGGCGACCGATCCGGTGGGCTAGTCCTCCTCACCGGCATCGTCGTTGTCAAGACCGCGACCTCGGTCTATCGGCTCGTCACAGATCACACGGACCTCCCGGTGCCGTCCGTCCTCGACGGGGCGTTCGGCGGAAGCCACGCCGAGCCACGTCCGGATATCGACACCCCGGACGGGCCCGTTCGTGGACGGATATCCGTCGACGCGGCACCCGTCCTGCTCGGCAGCCTCCCGATGGTCGCGTTCGGGTTCGCTCACCGGTCCACGTTCGCTATCCTGATCGGGCTGGCGTTCGCCGCACTCACCGGTGGATCGGTCTGGTTAATCATCGGGCTCGTGTTCGTCCTCGTCGTCGCCGGCGCGCGTATCGGCAGCTACTACCTGCGGTACGGGACGATCGAGTACCGCCGGTACGAGAAGCGACTCGTAGCCTACGATACGGCACTCGGGGCCGTCCAGTGGACCGCCCCGGTGGACTCGGCGACGTTCTCGATCCGCAACGCGATCCCGGATCGACTGCTCGACACCGGCACGCTGGCGGTATCCGGGGTCGACCCCGACGACCGTGACGCCCAACTTGGCCCGGTCACCGATCTCGACGCCACGATCGAGACACTCGAACTGCCCGTATCGGACCCCGCTCGCCCCGAGCGTGATTCGGCCGTCATCGCGTCCGCCCTATTGCTCGCACTCTCCTTTCTCGCCGTTCCCGCCGGTCTCGCCGTCAGCCCGAACGTCGACACCGCACAGCTGATCGGACTCGCTATCGGCGTTGGACCGATTTTTTTGCTGCCGGTCGTGCTTATGATCTGGGCGGCGCTCAGACGAATGTAG